CCGGCGATCGATCGCCACCTCGAGATCGGCGATGCCGGCGCCGGTGATCGCTGAGACGCGGATCGCGCCCGCGCGCGGCGGCACGCTGTCTGCGAGAAGATCGGCCTTGTTCTCGACCTCGATCACCCGGCGTTGCCAGTCCGCCTCCAGCATGCCGTCCGCCGCCATGCCGGCGAGCACCGCGAGCACATCGGCGCGCTGGGCCAGCGTGTCGGGGTGGGCGGCGTCGCGGATATGGAGAATGATTTCGGCCTCGGCCACCTCCTCCAGGGTCGCGCGGAAGGCGGCGACCAGTTCGGTCGGCAATTCGCTGATGAAACCGACGGTATCGGACAAAATCACCCGCCGCCCGGAGGCGAGGCGCAGCGCGCGCATCGTCGGATCGAGGGTCGCGAAGACCTGATCGCGCGCCTCAACCGCCGCCCCGGTCATGGCGTTGAACAGCGTCGATTTGCCGGCATTGGTGTAGCCGACCAGCGCGACGACCGGAAACGGCACCCGCCGGCGCGCCGCGCGATGGAGGCCGCGGGTGCGGCGCACCTGGTCGAGATCACGCTTGAGCCGCACGATGCGCTCGCCGATCAGCCGGCGGTCGGCCTCGATCTGGGTCTCACCGGGGCCGCCCAAGAAGCCGAAGCCACCGCGTTGGCGCTCGAGATGGGTCCAGGAGCGGACGAGGCGGCTGCGTTGATATTCGAGATGGGCGAGTTCGACCTGCAGCGCGCCCTCGCGGGTGGCCGCGCGCTCGCCGAAAATATCGAGGATCAGGCCGGTGCGGTCGATCACCTTGCAGCCCCAGGCGCGCTCGAGATTGCGCTGCTGCACCGGGCTCAGCGCACTATCGACGATGATCACCGTGACCGACTGGCCGGCGATCGCCTGGGCGACGAGTTCGATCTGCCCGGGGCCGAGCAGGGTTGACGGGCGCACGGCGCGGAGCGGCAGGATGGCGGAATGGACGACGACGAGGCCGATCGCGGCGGCAAGATTGGCGGCCTCGGTCAGCCGCGCCTCGGCGGCGCGGGCGGCGCTGGCGCGATCCTCCCGATCCCAGGGGAGGATCACGGCGGCACGAACCGGGCTTCCGCCGCTCACGCCCTGCGCCGCAAGCAGATCATACCAGCGGCAAGGCTGCCCGGCCTGGTGTCAGACGTCACCGGCCGGCGCTGCCTCCCGCCCGATCGCCGCCCCGGCTTCGACCTTGGGGCCGTCAAACAGCTGGATCGGGCCACTCGGCATGACCGTGCTGATCGCATGCTTATACACCAGCTGGGTATGGCCATCGCGGCGGAGGAGGACGGAAAAATTGTCGAACCAGGTGATAATACCCTGGAGCTTCACGCCATTGACCAGAAACACGGTCACCGGCGTCTTGTTCTTGCGCACGTGGTTCAGAAAAACATCCTGAACATTCTGCGATTTCTCGTTGGCCACGATATCATCCTTCTTCGTTTTTTTGGCTCCGACCGCAGGCGATCCACGCCAGCCCGCCGCAGCTCAAGCCCCGCACGCCTTTTATTTAGCATCGCAACCGGCGACGACAACATCCCGCAGACGCCATCGCCGCCGCTAAGCGACGCCTCAAGCGGCCGTCAGATACGCGGCCAGCGCATGGCCGTCCGCGAACTGAAGCTCGGGTGCTGCGCGGGCGATGCCGCCGTCGTGGCTCGCATCGCCGAGCAGCACGGGCCGACAGCCGGCAGCCCGCGCCGCCTGCATATCAAGCGCGGTATCGCCGATATACCACACGTGCGGCCCGACTTCTGCCCCCATCTTGCGCAAGGCGAGATGGAGCGGCGCCGGATCGGGCTTATCGGCCGCCGCGTCGCCCGCGCCGATGACCGCGCGAAAATGCCCATCCCAGCCGAGATGCGCGACCTCGGCGCGGAGGAACGCCCCGGCCTTGTTCGAGACCACCCCTTGCGGCCAGCGTCCACCGGCTGCCAGGAGCGCTTCCACGCCGGGCATCGGGCGCAGATGCGCGAGATGCTCGCCCTTCAGCGTCGCATAGAAAATATCCCGCGCCCGCTCCCACTCCGCGCCGAACATCGCCGGGAAGCTTTCGGCGAGCGAGACCCGCACCCGCGCCCGGGTCTCGTCGGCGCGCCAGAGCGGGCGCCCGAAAGCGGCGAACACCGCGTTCAGCGCCGCGGTGATCCCGGCCCAGCCATCGACCAGCGTATTGTCCCAGTCATAGAGCAGGATTTCTGGAGGGGGTGCGGGCTCAGGGCTCGGCATGGTTGCGCGTCCCCGCGGCATGGGCGGCGAGCAGCGCGAACAGGCGCCGCGTCACCGGGCCCACTTCGCCATCGCCGATCGGCGCGCCATCGAGGCGGAGCAGCGGACGGACGAAGCTCGTGGCACTGGTGAGAAAGGCCTCACGCGCCGCGCGGAGGTCATCGAGCGAGAAGCCACGCTCCTCGAAAACGATGTTTTCTCCGCCCAAAAGCCCGATCAGCGCGGCGCGGGTGCAGCCGGGCAGGATCGCGGGGCCGAGGGCGCGGGTGCGCAGAACGCCGGCGGCATCGACGATCCAGACATTCGCCG
This portion of the Acidibrevibacterium fodinaquatile genome encodes:
- the hflX gene encoding GTPase HflX, whose amino-acid sequence is MSGGSPVRAAVILPWDREDRASAARAAEARLTEAANLAAAIGLVVVHSAILPLRAVRPSTLLGPGQIELVAQAIAGQSVTVIIVDSALSPVQQRNLERAWGCKVIDRTGLILDIFGERAATREGALQVELAHLEYQRSRLVRSWTHLERQRGGFGFLGGPGETQIEADRRLIGERIVRLKRDLDQVRRTRGLHRAARRRVPFPVVALVGYTNAGKSTLFNAMTGAAVEARDQVFATLDPTMRALRLASGRRVILSDTVGFISELPTELVAAFRATLEEVAEAEIILHIRDAAHPDTLAQRADVLAVLAGMAADGMLEADWQRRVIEVENKADLLADSVPPRAGAIRVSAITGAGIADLEVAIDRRITAGMEEAEYALPPEDGARIAWLYQHGEVIGRTDGEGAIRLRVRLLPADRARFEKGP
- the hfq gene encoding RNA chaperone Hfq; the protein is MANEKSQNVQDVFLNHVRKNKTPVTVFLVNGVKLQGIITWFDNFSVLLRRDGHTQLVYKHAISTVMPSGPIQLFDGPKVEAGAAIGREAAPAGDV
- a CDS encoding HAD family hydrolase — protein: MPSPEPAPPPEILLYDWDNTLVDGWAGITAALNAVFAAFGRPLWRADETRARVRVSLAESFPAMFGAEWERARDIFYATLKGEHLAHLRPMPGVEALLAAGGRWPQGVVSNKAGAFLRAEVAHLGWDGHFRAVIGAGDAAADKPDPAPLHLALRKMGAEVGPHVWYIGDTALDMQAARAAGCRPVLLGDASHDGGIARAAPELQFADGHALAAYLTAA